The Christiangramia salexigens genome includes the window GTTAAGAACTGTGCGGAGAGACATCGCGAGACTGGCTACAGAGTTAACTAAAAGAGAACAACAATAATTGTTATTCTGCTGAAAGATGGAAAAAAGAAATTTAAGAAAAGAGCGTGTAGGGGTAGTTACAAGTAATAAAATGCAGAAATCTATCGTGGTTTCTGAAGTTAAGAAAGTAAAACACCCTATGTATGGAAAATTCGTTTTAAAAACGAAGAAATACGTGGCACACGACGAAAATAACGACTGCAACGAAGGTGATACTGTAAAGATCATGGAAACTAGACCTTTGAGTAAATCCAAAAGTTGGAGATTAGTAGAAATAATTGAAAGAGCGAAGTAATCATGGTACAACAAGAGTCCAGACTAAGAGTAGCAGATAATACCGGAGCTAAAGAAGTTTTAGCTATCCGTGTATTAGGAGGTACAAAGAAAAGATACGCATCTGTTGGAGACAAGATCGTTGTCAGTGTAAAAGAAGCTACACCTAACGGTAATATCAAGAAGGGTGCAGTTTCAACAGCAGTTGTTGTTCGTACCAAGAAAGAAGTGCGCA containing:
- the rplN gene encoding 50S ribosomal protein L14; this translates as MVQQESRLRVADNTGAKEVLAIRVLGGTKKRYASVGDKIVVSVKEATPNGNIKKGAVSTAVVVRTKKEVRRPDGSYIRFDDNACVLLGPQGEMRGTRVFGPVARELRDKQFMKIVSLAPEVL
- the rpsQ gene encoding 30S ribosomal protein S17 is translated as MEKRNLRKERVGVVTSNKMQKSIVVSEVKKVKHPMYGKFVLKTKKYVAHDENNDCNEGDTVKIMETRPLSKSKSWRLVEIIERAK